A region of Denticeps clupeoides chromosome 19, fDenClu1.1, whole genome shotgun sequence DNA encodes the following proteins:
- the LOC114769319 gene encoding gastrula zinc finger protein XlCGF26.1 isoform X2, which translates to METLAKEAVRKVCTLFAECTAVLQRQYCLSLAENKDLRRRLRSIHARLGSLKIAGTEDLVKLAQDLPCQAEAASAVKVTEFRPSTLRLLSDAQDSRDAQAVLVTEELHAGTIPSSELLNELDGAVQIETSNQAVTGSRCSVGRSRPGLLDSASCVIESRAARKATPARPKKTPRRGPSSSRQRSGPGAGAAQRKSLAVNISLDPRSEAAREKKAFKCDRCDKTFPLYSLLTGHQKVHADEKPHSCGKCRKRYLHLKALNRHMMCHEKNFVCPQCGRGFCNERALRTHELVHAKVKPFTCGLCGQGFTVRRSMVVHQRLHTGEKPYACGTCGKRFTQSSQLSQHARVHSEERPYQCGRCDKAFRSSQTLKAHQMVHTGEKPHKCGVCGKSFSLSVNLKRHALIHTGAKPYVCEICGKSFNQRSILKGHMQVHIGEKPFMCDVCGKAFVYNYALKNHLLTHSRGPGPRQRPEPANPQRCEVCGKCYSSAASLKLHVQLHTGEKPHQCPTCGKAFAQKSACNTHQKLHSGEKAHACAYCGRPFALANSLRAHERIHTGEKPYPCATCGAAFRLVSNLRRHERVHTGERPFGCRVCGKGFAQANNLKAHMHVHTGEKPYACAKCGKSFAYARNLKEHKCVQWKT; encoded by the exons CATCCACGCTCGGCTGGGTTCCCTTAAAATCGCCGGGACGGAGGACCTGGTCAAGCTGGCCCAAGACCTGCCGTGTCAAGCCGAGGCGGCCAGTGCTGTAAAAGTAACCG AGTTCAGGCCGTCCACGCTGAGGCTCTTGAGTGACGCACAGGATTCCCGGGATGCGCAGGCGGTCCTTGTAACAGAGgag TTACATGCCGGGACAATTCCTTCCAGCGAGTTGTTAAATGAGCTGGATGGAGCCGTTCAAATTGAAACCTCAAATCAAGCAG tgacGGGCAGTCGGTGCAGCGTAGGTCGGTCCCGGCCAGGACTCCTTGACTCGGCTTCTTGCGTCATTGAGTCTCGCGCGGCGCGGAAGGCGACTCCGGCCCGGCCCAAGAAGACTCCGCGCAGGGGCCCTTCCTCGAGTCGGCAGAGGTCCGGCCCGGGCGCCGGCGCGGCCCAGAGGAAGTCGCTCGCGGTCAACATCAGCCTGGACCCGCGCTCGGAAGCGGCCCGAGAAAAAAAGGCTTTCAAATGCGACAGATGCGACAAGACCTTCCCCCTCTACAGCCTGCTAACGGGCCACCAAAAAGTGCACGCGGACGAGAAACCGCACAGCTGCGGCAAATGCCGGAAGAGGTACCTGCACCTCAAAGCCCTCAACCGGCACATGATGTGCCACGAGAAGAACTTCGTCTGTCCGCAATGCGGCCGGGGCTTCTGCAACGAGAGGGCCCTGCGGACCCACGAGCTGGTCCACGCCAAGGTCAAGCCGTTCACCTGCGGCCTGTGCGGCCAGGGCTTCACCGTGCGGCGCAGCATGGTGGTGCACCAGAGGCTgcacaccggcgagaagccgTACGCCTGCGGCACGTGCGGCAAGCGCTTCACGCAGTCCAGCCAGCTGTCGCAGCACGCGCGCGTGCACTCCGAGGAGCGGCCGTACCAGTGCGGCCGCTGCGACAAGGCCTTCCGCAGCTCGCAGACGCTCAAGGCGCACCAGATGGTgcacaccggcgagaagccgCACAAGTGCGGCGTGTGCGGCAAGAGCTTCAGCCTCTCGGTGAACCTCAAGCGGCACGCGCTGATCCACACGGGCGCCAAGCCGTACGTGTGCGAGATCTGCGGCAAGAGCTTCAACCAGCGGAGCATCCTGAAGGGCCACATGCAGGTGCACATCGGCGAGAAGCCGTTCATGTGCGACGTGTGCGGCAAGGCCTTCGTCTACAACTACGCGCTGAAGAACCACCTGCTGACGCACAGCAGGGGCCCCGGGCCCCGGCAGCGGCCGGAGCCGGCCAACCCGCAGCGCTGCGAGGTCTGCGGCAAGTGCTACAGCTCGGCGGCGTCCCTCAAGCTGCACGTGCAGCTGCACACGGGCGAGAAGCCGCACCAGTGCCCCACCTGCGGCAAGGCCTTCGCCCAGAAGAGCGCGTGCAACACGCACCAGAAGCTGCACAGCGGCGAGAAGGCGCACGCCTGCGCGTACTGCGGCCGGCCCTTCGCCCTGGCCAACTCGCTGCGGGCGCACGAGCGCAtccacaccggcgagaagccgTACCCCTGCGCCACCTGCGGCGCGGCCTTCCGGCTGGTCAGCAACCTCAGGCGGCACGAGCGGGTCCACACGGGCGAGAGGCCGTTCGGCTGCCGCGTGTGCGGCAAGGGCTTCGCCCAGGCCAACAACCTGAAGGCGCACATGCACGTGCACACGGGAGAGAAGCCGTACGCGTGCGCCAAGTGCGGCAAGAGCTTCGCCTACGCCAGAAACCTCAAAGAGCACAAATGTGTGCAGTGGAAAACGTAG